In Zingiber officinale cultivar Zhangliang chromosome 1A, Zo_v1.1, whole genome shotgun sequence, the DNA window tatataaaaaaattttctaattaatttagctgttgggtttttcatttattttacaattatttaaaaaaattaatatataaaaaataaaaaatatgaaaagcGGCTCCGTAACTACGGAACCGCTTTTTCATTCTAAGGGAAAAAACCTCCCTCCCATAATGGAATAATTGGATTCTCCCTTCCATAAGGGAAAAAACCTAAATTAATTGTTGCCATATTACAGTAGGAGCTGTGAATGCTCTTATTTTTTCGGGGAATAGAGACGTCGCATCATGATTTACTTCCCTTCACATCACATCACCTTCTGCTCTAAGAACTTGCGCAAACAGGGTTGGATCCTCTACAATGTAGATTGTCTTATTTCTGATAAATTATTGGTTAATCAATTTAATCGGATCGGGTGCCATGAGGGTCCAGATCCGAACTGTAACCTAAAACGACACTCCATTTTCAATCGCCCTAGTTAAACCCGAGCAAACGCAGCCTTCGACTTCCTCCCCCCAAATGGCCCGCCTCGCTCACCTTCTCCTCTCTCACGCTGGCCACTGCCACCGCCTACGGCCTTCGCAATCCGTCTCCTTCTTCTGgcgatccctctcctcctcagGCCCGATCAGTCCCGTTTCGTACACAGTTAAGCCCAAGGATCCCAACGACGAAGGCGATCCTGATCCGTCGGCCAAGGAGGCTGCCTCTCCACCTAGCCATCCCACTCCTCCGCCGAGTCGTCCTCGCTCGTCGTTTCCGGATGGCGGTTCCGGCCCTTGGACGAGAGAGGACGCCCGGTTCGTCAAGGACGTCCCTACTATATCCCCGGTGTCTTACGCGTCTCGCGTGGCTCCGTTGCCGGAGTACAAAGCTCCAGATCCGCAGGAGAACAGGGATGAGGAAGGGCTACTGCAGCAGGAGGCCAGGAGGATCCAACCACGGGGTCCGACGCGGAGCATATTTGCTACTCAGGAGGAAGAGAAAATTCCGTTCCCTACTCTCATCCCTCAGGAGAAGAAACCGCAGAAGGTTCCGATGGATTTGATGGAGGCCATCCGTCAAGTCAAGGTCAGCATCTTCGTCTGTTTCATTACCTTAAAACTGCTGGATGCGTAagaaatttctattttttatgttgTTTCTACTCACAATGTTTTATTTTGTGGGAATGCTTGCCATATGTTTGATCCTACAATCATTTCTGCGTCACTGATTAGAGGGGATCCAATGTAATAATTTAGGTTGAAAAAGAATGAACACGGTCTGTTACTATTTTCCACCCGATTCTAAatttaatgttaaataaatttcatagggaaAGTGCTTCCAACTTAAAGAACTTATGATGATTTATTATGAGTAGAGGTTGCAGTGCAAGCTTTACAATTTGAGATCGGAGAGGTTGCAGTTCAAACTTTACTATTTAAGGTCTCTACTTGTTACTGCACCAAAAGTGTATCAACATTTCTACTTTATATTAAACTACAATCTTCAGTATTTGCATATACTTGATTTAGGAACCACAAAAGTTTTGTGATAACAGTTAATAAGATATGTCATGTTGAAAATCAAAGA includes these proteins:
- the LOC122032249 gene encoding 50S ribosomal protein L1, chloroplastic-like isoform X2 gives rise to the protein MARLAHLLLSHAGHCHRLRPSQSVSFFWRSLSSSGPISPVSYTVKPKDPNDEGDPDPSAKEAASPPSHPTPPPSRPRSSFPDGGSGPWTREDARFVKDVPTISPVSYASRVAPLPEYKAPDPQENRDEEGLLQQEARRIQPRGPTRSIFATQEEEKIPFPTLIPQEKKPQKVPMDLMEAIRQVKVNARRQFVETVEAHVNLGVDPRRGDQMVRGALTLPHGTGKTVRVAVFAEGPSVEEARAAGADIVGGNELIEEIKNGGGKLNFDKCIATPMFMPRLSKIARILGPRGLMPNPKLGSVTSDVSGAVKAAKSGRIDFKIDKTAIVHVGLGKPPNMLDMSRTSL